One window of the Deltaproteobacteria bacterium genome contains the following:
- a CDS encoding alpha/beta fold hydrolase yields MIKQTILIEVRTLRVRFKTTIRHAAATRNEGESIWIQAKRNGNKGYGEGCPRTYVAGDDLESSVKWVEENFSTGKVNFETLDDLKQWVENNSTAIDKYPSAWCAIEMALLDLFSRERGCNVERLLELDGYELCGRYTAVLGDDKKWKYTTLVDKYLIRGFSDFKIKLNGNLERDMEKLYILEDLCIQHNTKDIRIRFDANNLWKDQCDEAIAHITALGGRVFALEEPVGSRNARDISKISMATGLPVILDESLCTLDDLSLYKNIPGKFIANIKISRVGGLIRALRLIEELKKLGWPIIIGCHVGETSLLTRAALIAASAAGESLIAHEGAFGDYLVEREPVEPMLKFGRNGLLNLSFPYYFKTVQGLKVIPAENWNTGFGMQCRMPIVPDDGTPEVHFLEMPDKYKIHYRVWGKTEGENVVLILHGGMSHSGWQAPLANQLRSMSPDISVVAPDRRGCGLNEKRGDLGSVQFVIEDVIKHIEFLKKSFKRIHLAGWCQGSQYASVAAAKLGDMLSSLILLTPGFFWNERFRSVLSIAEKIVMDMISEFKLKPERNHACIPIPMEATDFTLIDEWLDFIDNDDLKTTMITLKSVSIMDEIQELSWFAILQNTLPVLAIMAENDRIVDNNKVLQFIGHLFTGNNQNRLVSLESGHAIQFEKPEEVATEILNFIRQRNDDLIRTRFSEPEVYDERPCVSMK; encoded by the coding sequence ATGATTAAGCAGACAATTCTTATAGAAGTAAGGACATTGCGAGTAAGATTTAAAACAACAATCCGTCATGCCGCGGCAACCAGAAATGAAGGAGAGAGCATCTGGATCCAAGCAAAAAGAAATGGAAACAAGGGATATGGTGAGGGTTGTCCGAGAACCTATGTGGCCGGTGATGATCTTGAGTCGAGTGTCAAATGGGTAGAGGAAAATTTTTCAACCGGGAAGGTGAATTTCGAAACACTGGACGACCTGAAACAGTGGGTCGAAAATAACAGCACAGCAATCGATAAGTACCCGTCGGCGTGGTGTGCAATAGAAATGGCACTGCTTGATCTTTTTTCCCGGGAGAGAGGTTGCAATGTTGAAAGATTGCTTGAACTAGATGGCTACGAACTCTGTGGTCGCTACACTGCCGTTCTGGGGGACGATAAAAAATGGAAATATACCACGCTGGTAGATAAATATCTGATCCGAGGATTTTCTGATTTTAAAATCAAGTTAAATGGCAATCTCGAACGTGACATGGAAAAGCTTTATATTCTTGAAGATTTATGTATTCAGCATAACACCAAAGACATACGTATTCGTTTTGACGCGAATAATTTATGGAAGGATCAATGTGACGAAGCCATAGCGCATATTACGGCACTGGGTGGACGGGTATTCGCACTGGAAGAACCCGTAGGATCACGAAATGCTAGAGACATAAGCAAAATCAGTATGGCTACAGGGCTGCCTGTCATTCTGGATGAAAGCCTGTGTACCCTGGATGATTTATCGCTCTATAAAAATATACCTGGAAAATTCATAGCGAATATTAAAATATCGCGGGTTGGCGGTCTTATACGAGCTTTAAGACTGATTGAAGAGCTGAAAAAACTGGGTTGGCCAATTATCATCGGATGCCATGTGGGTGAAACCTCGTTGCTCACAAGGGCCGCACTTATAGCAGCCTCTGCTGCCGGAGAAAGTCTCATTGCCCATGAAGGGGCATTCGGTGACTATCTGGTAGAGCGGGAGCCGGTGGAACCAATGCTGAAATTCGGCCGCAATGGTCTGCTGAATTTGAGTTTTCCCTATTACTTCAAAACAGTTCAGGGACTTAAGGTCATCCCGGCTGAAAACTGGAATACTGGATTTGGAATGCAGTGCCGTATGCCCATTGTTCCGGACGACGGCACACCCGAAGTTCATTTTCTCGAAATGCCCGATAAGTATAAAATTCATTACCGTGTCTGGGGTAAAACCGAAGGGGAAAATGTGGTGCTGATTTTACACGGGGGCATGAGTCATTCTGGCTGGCAGGCGCCTCTGGCAAATCAGCTGCGTTCAATGTCGCCGGACATATCCGTTGTTGCACCTGACCGGCGGGGTTGCGGTTTAAATGAGAAGCGCGGAGACTTGGGTTCTGTTCAATTTGTCATTGAAGATGTGATCAAGCACATCGAATTTCTAAAGAAGTCCTTTAAGAGGATTCATCTTGCAGGCTGGTGCCAGGGTTCACAATACGCTTCTGTTGCTGCGGCCAAACTGGGAGATATGCTCTCCAGCCTTATCCTGCTAACTCCGGGCTTTTTCTGGAACGAGCGGTTCAGGTCAGTTTTAAGTATCGCAGAAAAAATCGTTATGGATATGATTTCTGAATTCAAACTGAAACCCGAACGGAACCATGCCTGTATCCCAATTCCCATGGAAGCAACCGATTTCACACTGATCGATGAATGGCTTGATTTTATTGACAACGATGATCTTAAAACAACCATGATTACATTAAAATCCGTAAGCATCATGGATGAAATTCAGGAGCTTTCCTGGTTCGCAATACTGCAGAACACCCTTCCAGTGCTTGCTATTATGGCAGAAAATGATCGGATTGTTGACAACAATAAGGTTCTACAATTCATTGGCCATCTATTTACCGGTAATAATCAAAACCGACTGGTATCACTGGAAAGTGGTCATGCCATACAGTTTGAAAAGCCAGAAGAAGTTGCTACCGAAATTTTGAATTTTATTCGGCAGAGGAATGATGATTTGATAAGAACTCGATTCTCTGAGCCGGAAGTATACGATGAGCGTCCATGTGTATCAATGAAATAA
- a CDS encoding thiamine diphosphokinase: MKKVLFVVAGGQIKDLAFFRSKLSEVNPSEIICADSGASHVYGIGIVPQVIIGDMDSLTPVMLDYFRERGSRIIRYPETKEETDTQLALEYAFSMAPDEIYVFGAFGSRIDHVMGNISLLVLGAKKGIHTRLIDEWCEAFVVTHNCVIDGEIGQTVSLLPFSDVVTGITLDGFEYPLKNGVMEIGRPYGISNRLTATRGVISVSTGCLLVIRYFKEGVFP; the protein is encoded by the coding sequence ATGAAAAAAGTCTTATTTGTGGTTGCCGGTGGCCAGATCAAAGATCTGGCGTTTTTCCGGTCAAAACTGTCTGAGGTGAACCCTTCCGAGATAATCTGTGCGGACAGCGGCGCCAGCCATGTATACGGCATCGGTATAGTCCCGCAGGTAATAATCGGTGATATGGATTCTTTAACACCGGTTATGCTGGATTACTTCAGGGAGCGGGGAAGCAGGATCATCAGATATCCGGAGACGAAGGAAGAGACGGATACACAACTGGCTTTGGAATATGCGTTCAGTATGGCTCCTGATGAAATCTATGTGTTCGGCGCCTTTGGAAGCAGGATCGATCATGTTATGGGTAATATATCGCTGCTGGTCCTGGGTGCGAAAAAGGGCATACACACAAGATTGATTGATGAATGGTGTGAAGCTTTTGTTGTTACCCATAACTGTGTCATTGATGGAGAAATAGGGCAGACTGTGTCTCTCTTACCTTTTTCGGATGTGGTGACAGGAATAACCCTTGACGGGTTTGAATATCCGCTCAAAAACGGGGTGATGGAAATCGGGAGACCGTACGGGATCAGTAATCGATTAACCGCCACGAGGGGTGTTATTTCTGTAAGTACAGGCTGCCTCCTGGTGATCAGGTATTTCAAAGAGGGGGTTTTCCCCTGA
- a CDS encoding HD domain-containing protein, which translates to MLGNSPGKSKASRDTAISIVHRLQNAGYEAYFVGGCVRDPLRGVEPGDYDIVTSARPDEVCSLFSRTVPVGINFGVVLVVEEGHNYEVATFRTESDYEDGRRPAHVEFTNAEGDVRRRDFTVNALLMDPRKGDIIDYVDGRRDIENRVIRTIGDPEERFAEDHLRMLRAVRFAANLGYRIETATFHAIKQHVSSLRNISAERVRDELTKLLTRGGARRGMEILAETGILSEIMPEVDVLRGVEQPPRFHPEGDVWEHTLRMLDLLPSGEGVENDMRIAWGIVMHDIGKARTRSEDESGIHFYGHVREGEKIADALMRRLKFSRAETETILALVHCHMLFMNVREMRPNRLKRFLRMPDFDMHLELHRLDCLGSHGVLDNYEFCRNKLTEMADDELHPPRLLSGDDLITMGFPPGPLFSEILRIVEDAQLDGEISTSDEARRLVMERWGKKSPDDV; encoded by the coding sequence TTGTTAGGCAACAGTCCCGGAAAATCTAAGGCATCTCGTGATACTGCGATCAGTATTGTCCATCGGTTACAAAATGCCGGTTATGAAGCCTATTTCGTAGGTGGATGTGTGCGCGATCCCCTGCGTGGTGTGGAACCCGGAGATTATGACATCGTTACCTCCGCCAGGCCAGATGAGGTTTGTTCTCTGTTTTCCCGCACCGTGCCGGTGGGGATAAATTTTGGCGTTGTCTTGGTGGTCGAGGAAGGGCACAATTACGAAGTTGCAACTTTTCGCACCGAGAGCGACTACGAAGACGGGCGCAGGCCGGCTCATGTTGAATTTACCAATGCTGAGGGTGACGTGCGTCGCCGTGACTTTACCGTTAATGCCCTCCTCATGGATCCCCGCAAAGGTGATATCATCGACTATGTCGATGGCAGGCGGGATATTGAGAACCGTGTAATTCGCACGATAGGCGATCCTGAAGAACGGTTTGCCGAGGATCATCTCAGAATGCTTCGTGCTGTCCGCTTTGCCGCCAACCTTGGCTACCGGATCGAGACGGCAACGTTTCATGCAATCAAACAACACGTCTCTTCACTCCGCAACATCAGTGCGGAACGTGTCCGTGACGAGTTAACGAAGCTCCTTACGCGCGGAGGCGCGCGGCGTGGCATGGAAATACTCGCGGAAACAGGGATTCTATCAGAAATTATGCCCGAGGTCGATGTCCTTCGTGGTGTCGAACAGCCGCCGAGGTTCCACCCTGAAGGCGATGTATGGGAACACACACTCCGAATGCTCGACCTGTTGCCTTCGGGAGAAGGTGTGGAGAATGATATGCGGATTGCCTGGGGAATAGTCATGCACGACATCGGTAAAGCGCGTACTCGTTCCGAGGATGAATCAGGCATTCACTTCTATGGCCATGTTCGTGAAGGGGAAAAGATCGCCGATGCATTGATGCGACGCCTCAAGTTCTCGCGTGCGGAAACAGAGACAATTCTTGCCCTTGTTCATTGTCATATGCTGTTTATGAACGTCAGGGAAATGCGTCCGAACAGATTAAAGCGTTTCCTCAGAATGCCCGATTTTGACATGCATCTTGAACTTCATCGCCTGGACTGTCTTGGGAGCCATGGTGTTCTTGATAACTATGAGTTTTGCAGGAACAAGCTGACAGAGATGGCGGATGATGAGCTGCATCCTCCGCGCTTGCTCAGTGGAGATGATCTTATCACCATGGGTTTCCCTCCGGGCCCCCTTTTCAGCGAGATACTGCGTATTGTTGAGGACGCTCAGCTTGACGGAGAGATATCGACATCCGACGAGGCTCGCAGACTGGTGATGGAACGATGGGGTAAAAAATCACCGGATGATGTTTAG
- the rfbB gene encoding dTDP-glucose 4,6-dehydratase — protein sequence MNNLMVTGGCGFIGSNFIRYLLEETEFTGKVINVDKLTYAGNPENLRGIDAQYPGRYIFHKADICDAVLMGKIFSDYTIDAVCHFAAESHVDRSIKRPESFIYTNIVGTFNLLELARARTEKFLLFHHVSTDEVYGSLGQEGYFTEETPYRPNSPYSASKAASDHLVRAYHETFGLTTAISNCSNNYGPYQFPEKLIPLMILNAVEGKPLPVYGDGRNVRDWLYARDHCEAIWTIMKSGKRGEMYNIGGNSEMENIVIVEMICDILDEMLPSSDGKSRRELITFVKDRPGHDRRYAIDFSKLQSELNWSPKESFASGIRKTIEWYLNNRAWIENIRSGEYQAWIKEHYGQ from the coding sequence ATGAATAATCTTATGGTTACCGGTGGTTGCGGATTTATCGGAAGCAATTTTATCCGCTATTTACTGGAAGAAACAGAATTCACGGGCAAAGTCATCAATGTTGATAAACTGACCTATGCAGGGAATCCTGAAAATCTCAGGGGCATCGACGCACAATATCCCGGCAGGTACATCTTTCATAAGGCGGATATCTGTGACGCGGTTCTGATGGGGAAAATCTTCAGTGATTATACTATCGACGCTGTCTGCCATTTTGCAGCGGAATCGCATGTTGACAGGTCGATCAAAAGACCCGAGAGTTTCATATATACAAATATCGTTGGCACTTTTAATCTTCTTGAACTTGCCAGGGCAAGAACTGAAAAATTTCTTTTGTTCCATCATGTAAGCACGGATGAGGTATATGGCAGCCTTGGGCAGGAAGGATATTTTACAGAAGAGACGCCATACCGGCCCAACAGTCCCTATTCAGCGTCAAAGGCGGCATCGGACCACCTGGTTCGCGCCTATCATGAAACCTTCGGATTGACCACCGCCATCTCCAATTGTTCTAATAATTATGGCCCTTACCAGTTTCCGGAAAAACTGATTCCCCTGATGATTCTCAATGCTGTTGAAGGGAAACCCCTGCCTGTTTATGGAGACGGCAGGAACGTCCGGGATTGGCTGTATGCCAGAGATCACTGTGAGGCTATCTGGACAATCATGAAGTCGGGTAAAAGAGGAGAAATGTATAATATCGGCGGCAATTCGGAAATGGAAAACATCGTCATTGTGGAAATGATCTGTGATATCCTTGATGAGATGCTGCCGTCATCTGATGGAAAGTCCAGGAGAGAGCTGATCACGTTTGTTAAAGACAGGCCGGGACATGATCGGAGATATGCCATTGATTTCAGCAAATTACAAAGTGAACTGAACTGGTCTCCAAAGGAATCGTTTGCATCGGGTATCAGAAAAACAATAGAATGGTATCTTAATAACAGAGCATGGATTGAGAATATCAGAAGTGGTGAATATCAGGCATGGATTAAAGAGCATTATGGACAATAG
- the thiD gene encoding bifunctional hydroxymethylpyrimidine kinase/phosphomethylpyrimidine kinase, protein MKIVRVLTIAGSDSCGGAGIQADLKTITVLGGYGMSVITALTAQNTLGVQGIYAVAPDFVEKQFDSVMTDIGVDAAKTGMLTNTGILKAVAGMVRKYGIEKLVVDPVMVAKGGEALITGEVREALIGELIPMAVVVTPNIPEAEVLAEMKITSVHDMKKAARVIYNCGAKNVVVKGGHLTGDAVDVLYDGKKFYTFSSERIDKKDTHGTGCTFSAAIATLLARGKSVFEAVEEAKTYITKAIKSAHNIGAGHRLINHLAPLLPDE, encoded by the coding sequence ATGAAGATAGTACGGGTTTTAACCATCGCCGGTTCGGATTCCTGCGGCGGTGCGGGAATACAGGCGGATTTAAAGACAATCACCGTATTAGGGGGGTATGGTATGAGCGTTATCACTGCCCTTACCGCCCAGAATACGCTCGGTGTCCAGGGTATTTATGCGGTTGCGCCGGATTTTGTGGAAAAACAGTTTGATTCTGTGATGACCGATATTGGTGTTGATGCCGCCAAAACAGGGATGCTGACAAATACCGGGATTTTAAAGGCTGTTGCAGGAATGGTCAGAAAATATGGCATTGAAAAGCTCGTCGTCGATCCGGTAATGGTGGCCAAGGGTGGAGAGGCATTGATAACAGGTGAAGTAAGGGAAGCACTGATCGGAGAATTGATCCCGATGGCCGTTGTTGTGACGCCGAATATCCCTGAGGCCGAGGTTCTGGCCGAAATGAAGATCACCTCCGTTCACGACATGAAAAAAGCGGCAAGGGTCATTTACAACTGCGGCGCGAAGAATGTAGTCGTTAAAGGTGGGCATCTTACAGGGGATGCTGTGGATGTCCTCTATGACGGGAAGAAATTTTACACATTTTCTTCCGAGAGGATAGACAAGAAAGACACGCACGGTACAGGATGTACTTTCTCTGCTGCCATCGCAACTCTGTTGGCCAGAGGGAAAAGTGTATTTGAAGCCGTGGAAGAGGCAAAGACATATATCACAAAGGCAATCAAATCTGCACACAACATCGGCGCCGGACACAGATTGATAAACCATCTTGCTCCACTTTTACCGGATGAGTGA
- a CDS encoding TatD family hydrolase, with translation MLADSHAHLEMNDFDRDRDEVIRRAENAGVDLIITVGTTLDDCRKAVSIANKYKNVYAAIGIHPHEVKDIDETTYETLKKLAKMDKVVAFGEIGLDFFRNLSPRDVQIRRFGEQLELASEIGLPIIIHDRDAHQETLEMLGGWKGKHRGVVHCFSGNYKMAEKCLEMGFFISIPGAITFGKSEKLRDVVRNIPVTDILVETDAPYLTPHPNRGKRNEPAYVIHTARKVAEIKGLSLEELASVTYQNTRNVFGIK, from the coding sequence ATGCTCGCTGATTCTCATGCACATCTGGAGATGAATGATTTCGACCGAGACAGGGATGAAGTTATAAGGAGGGCTGAAAATGCGGGAGTTGATCTGATTATAACGGTTGGTACGACTCTCGATGATTGCAGGAAGGCTGTCTCCATCGCCAATAAGTATAAAAATGTGTATGCGGCGATTGGAATTCATCCCCATGAGGTGAAGGATATCGATGAGACGACCTATGAGACTCTCAAAAAACTCGCAAAGATGGATAAAGTTGTGGCCTTCGGGGAAATCGGACTTGATTTTTTTCGTAATCTGTCGCCGCGGGATGTACAAATAAGGAGATTCGGAGAACAGTTAGAGCTGGCAAGCGAAATTGGATTGCCCATAATCATACATGACCGTGACGCCCATCAGGAAACCCTGGAGATGCTGGGGGGATGGAAGGGAAAGCACAGAGGGGTTGTTCATTGTTTTTCAGGAAACTATAAAATGGCTGAAAAGTGTCTTGAAATGGGTTTCTTCATATCTATACCAGGGGCAATCACTTTCGGAAAATCAGAAAAACTGCGGGACGTGGTCAGGAATATTCCCGTAACCGATATCCTGGTGGAGACAGATGCACCCTATCTGACTCCTCATCCTAATCGGGGAAAAAGGAATGAACCTGCCTATGTTATTCATACAGCAAGAAAAGTAGCCGAAATAAAAGGCTTGTCTCTTGAAGAATTGGCAAGCGTGACATATCAGAATACCAGGAATGTCTTTGGTATAAAGTAA
- a CDS encoding NlpC/P60 family protein: protein MNCFLKVSIAFFLVVSLVTGCAERRAYSPPAKVVEKKLAHMGYTIQVGAFSHVENAVRLTDRLRDRGFKATYFAARVGLYKVSFGNYPSKMIAREKAENLKLSGVIDEYHIVTPDEYAIAKQQTHGNIYIREELIKTAQKFIAVPYLWGGSSSDAGFDCSGLAMTVYQLNGLDLPRSSKDQYEAGTPVERDSLLKGDLVFFATSGRDKVTHVGIYVGEGRFIHAPGRGKNIRVDPLSRSYYKKRYIGGRAYL from the coding sequence ATGAATTGTTTCCTCAAGGTTTCAATTGCCTTTTTTCTCGTTGTTTCACTTGTCACGGGTTGTGCAGAACGGCGTGCATATAGTCCTCCAGCAAAGGTTGTAGAAAAGAAGCTCGCCCATATGGGCTACACCATTCAGGTTGGCGCCTTTTCTCATGTCGAAAATGCCGTCCGGCTGACTGACCGGCTCCGGGACCGAGGTTTTAAGGCCACCTATTTCGCTGCCCGTGTGGGGCTATACAAGGTGAGTTTTGGTAATTATCCTTCAAAGATGATTGCCCGTGAAAAGGCGGAAAACCTCAAATTGTCGGGGGTGATCGATGAATACCATATCGTAACTCCTGATGAATATGCTATCGCAAAGCAACAAACGCATGGCAACATATATATCAGGGAGGAGCTTATAAAGACGGCACAGAAATTTATCGCCGTTCCCTATCTCTGGGGTGGCTCTTCATCAGACGCCGGCTTTGATTGCAGCGGGCTGGCAATGACTGTATATCAATTAAACGGTCTTGACCTTCCCCGTTCATCTAAGGACCAGTATGAGGCGGGGACCCCTGTTGAGCGGGACAGCCTTTTGAAGGGAGACCTTGTTTTTTTTGCGACGTCAGGAAGAGATAAGGTCACGCATGTGGGTATATATGTTGGGGAAGGTCGTTTTATCCATGCACCGGGCAGAGGCAAAAATATTCGTGTGGATCCCCTGTCAAGAAGCTATTACAAAAAACGGTATATCGGGGGAAGGGCGTATCTATGA